GAATTACAGGAGACACAGTGGGAGACCCATTCAAAGACATTGCTGGGGTTAGATTGTATGAATCTATAATGTACATCGACAAGCTTGATTTATAGTCACAATGAATTTTCTtgttcgttttttttttaaactgaattTCCTTGTTCTTGATCAAAAAAGAATTGGGGTTAATtagtttttgttaattaaattagagttagttttgttaattaattttatttttgttagttttatctaattttcttatgtgtaatttatttattattttttaaaatccaTGTAAGCATTTTTTATCTCAGTCAGCaatccaaatcatcactcgccggagctccgtgCTCCGGTGAGGACCCGCCCCAAACAATTTATAAACAAGAGGAtcttttacaataatttttccagCGAGGGACTTAGTTCaaacggcgacacaaagacagggactaatataaTGGTaaactcatatatatatatatatatatatatatatatatatatatatatatatataaaagatagatatatagaagatatatagatttaaaagtattttatataaatgatttattaataaatattatttatttttaattttaatttttaatatttgtcaaatgcaaagctcaagtcaattttaagtttataaatattgttatttaatataagtagttgaatagtttttttattaaataattttttcagtttttaatatatttaatattttaatgtatttaatataaatgtattagagctttatggtttaatgcatttaatacatgcaaaacctcaagtctcctttaagaaatattaaaaaagcTAATTAATTACCAAACTTAGCATATGCTAAGATGGAAAGACCAACAAAGCGTTAAGGAGAATGGAACTGTCTGATAATAGGAAACTCTGACTCCTCAAATCACAAATTGCTAAAGCAATTATTTAACAATTTTAGAGAATCTCCTATGTGAGCCCAAGCTGGCAATTGGAATTTTGTGCTTTTTGGAATGTGCCAACCCAGTTGGTGTTTTGTTATGTCAAGAATAATGTGTCAACTAGATTGGCGTTTTATTACTGCCACTACATCATTTCGTGTGATTTTAGTCTTATAGATATGTCAATCAAGTTAGCGTTTTACACTTAATGGTTAATGCAATGTGTTTTAACTTTTGACAGAGACTATTCGCGCCCCCTTTTTTGCTAAGTCAGTCATCTCCAAATTTATAAAAAGACTAAAATACCCTTcagtaatttaaatttaaaaaaaaaaactaccttatCTCTACAAACCCTCCCCCCTCTTTCAACCGTATACCATCTTCCTCTCCCACCCAATTTCAAAAGTTTCAATCCTCACAAACCCACATTAACCCACAACCAAgtcaagaagaggaagagaaaggaggacaaccagtaagaagaagaagttgaagtagaagaggaagaaggagaccaAGTCAAGAAGGAGAAACCCACAAAATACAACAACAACCCATAACCCACAAGAAGAACAACAATGTAAGTTATTTCTTACAAGTTTTTGAGGCTTAGGTTGTATTTTGTGTCAAAATTCAGTCCCTCGATTTGATTCTGCCATGGGAGGATGTGTCGTGACTTTCCCGCACTCTAAACCGCGGACAGGTTTTATGCCTACCGCATGTTTAAGTGCGGTTCGCCTGTCAAATTTTTTATGCCTACCGCATGTTTAAGTGCGGTTAgcctgtcaattttttttttaattctctctGAATTTTCTCTGAatgtttataaattattttttatgttagcAAACTGTTGTTTATGTTAATAAACTGTTGTTTATGTTAATAAATTGTTGTGTATGAGTataaatttttgtatttttaattttcaggcCTCCTAGGAAAACTGCCCGTGTTGTTGGTCCTTCTACTGAACCTACTGCTCCACGGGATCGTAGCTCCACTCATGCTTCTAACCGCAAACTGTCAGAAGAGGCTAATAGAGGAAGGGGTAGAGGAAGGGGTAGGAATGCTGAACAAGAGCCTGCTGTACAGGATCAGCAGGATGATGAGATTATGGTTGATCAGCAGGATGGTGACACTGAGGCGGAGGAGACTAGTGGTGAGGAGGAGACTAGTGGTGAAGAGGAGGCTGAGGAGGATGTCGGTGCTGACCTTGAGGCGGAGTTTGAGGAGGAGTCTGGTGATGAGGACGATGAGAACAGGTTGTGGTATGAGGGAGGTCCGTTTGACCTTTGCTTGTTGACTAAGTATGGCGAACATATAGCTCGTGACATATGGAGGCCATACAAGCGGCCAAATTATGAGACTAGAGGCGTGCTCAAGACCTATAATCATGGGAGGATGTGTCATCCTGTAGTTCATCATGCTCGGTACATAAGGGGTGCGGTGCATGATGCAGGTTTGCGGTGGGTGATGAAATGCACAAGCCCGAGTGTTGACCAGAGCATTATTTCTGCTTTTGTTGAGCGATGGCATCCTGAGACGTCATCTTTCCACTTACCCTGGGGGGAAACGACGATCACACTTGAAGATGTCTCAGCATTACTCCACTTGCCTGTAGAGGGTGAGTTCTTCTCCTTTGGTAACCCGACTAGGGAAGATGCGGCTCCTGCGGTTGCTCAGTTACTTGATGTGGACATTGAGCTTGTGATGGAGGAGTTTGATGCTTGTAGGGGTCCATCTCTTCGCTTTAGCTTTCTCCAAGCTATTGTGGAGAAACACGTAGCGGCCAACAATGAAGTTCCTGCATGCCGAGCTTACATGCTGCGGTTGATTGGCATGACCCTTTTCTGTGACAAGAGCAACACATATATTGGTGCTGTGTATTTGTCTCTGTTTGAAGATGTTGAGAATGCATCAAGGTGGAACTGGGGAGCTGCCACTTTGGCTTACTTGTATGGTCAGCTCGGGGAGGCCAGCAGGAACGGTGCTAAGTCTGTTGCTGGTTATTTATCTCTTCTGCAGGTATTGTTATTTCTTTGTAATTATTGTTAAAACGTTTGTTGTCattgtttttaaataattagCATCATACTTTGGCATTTTCTCTTTTGCAGTCATGGGTGTTTGCCCACTTCCCCGGATCCTTGTTTGAGCGCAGGGACAACCCTGCCTACACGCCAGACAGGCCCGTTGCACTAAATTGGGAGGCGCTTCGAGGGACTACTGAGGTTGCGCAGAAGAGGATGAACCTGGATACGTTTCCGGCCAGTTCTGTGATTTGGAGACCTTATGTAGAGCATTATGCTCACTGGCCCTTCCCTCAGGTTGCCTTGTATAGGGGATTTATCAGGCATGCCGGGATGATATTCCCATACCTCCCAGATCGAGTCATCAGACAGTTTGGCCGGATCCAGTATGTGCCAGATCCCCTACCATCGTCAGTTACGTGCCGGGAGTGTGATCGTCGATTTGCGCACTGGAATGATCACATTTGCCATCTGTCGGAAGAAGCTGCTTTCCCTTTTCAGACCACTGGCGAATACACTCCTTGGTATATCAAGGTCTCACACCCTTACATGGTCCCAGATGAGTACAAAGGCGACCGCTTCGCATTTCTAGAGGTACTGACACTTGTTTTTGCTATGTGGCTTACATTACGATTATGTGTATGTCTATGTGTATATTGACCTTATATTTCAAAGGAGGAATGTTTTTGTCCTTTATTTACCCCTTCAAAGAGAACTAGAAATGAGGAATGTTTTTGTCCTTTATTTACCCCTTGAAAGAGAACTAGAAATGAGAGGACTGTTTCTTGAAAAAGTAAGTGCACACATCAATGTTTGTAGAAAGTAGAAAGTTGCCACCAATGAATTATCATGCCAACCCACTACCATTGATATTTCATTTGCTATCACAATAAATCACGGTAAGTGGGTTTAAATGTCCATTTACAATCAAGTGAGCTGACAAAATGGCTTAACACTTCATTTTTGAATTAAGTGGTTGAAAATTACTCAATTTGAATATCAACTcttatcatgaaaaaaaaaaatcattggtCAGTTATGTATCTCTTAATGCAGTGACTGTGAAATCAGAAATAAGTTTCACTATTGGATGCGTtagtttgaaaaaaaatatgctTATTTACACCTTAAATTTCTATCCTCACCTCATTCTAGTTGTGACTGAACAACATAGGAGCTTCCTCCATAACCATGTTCCCACAattcctcatcttcttcctcctctgcaCTCTCTCTGCATCTCTCAACACAGATCAAGAAAAAACTGATGAAGATTTCGGGCGTTCATTGGATCCCAAACTGTTGGGTTTGGAAAAGCAAGAGAAGCTGAGCCATTTCAGGTTCTTCTGGCATGACATAGTGAGTGGAACCAACCCTTCTTCTGTGGTAATTGTTCCCCCACCATTGAAGAACTCAAACACAGCCTTTGGTTTGGTGAACATGATTGAGAACCCTTTGACACTGGGACCCCAATTGAGCTCCAAATTGGTGGGGAAAGCACAAGGGTTCTATGCCTCCACATCAC
This is a stretch of genomic DNA from Lotus japonicus ecotype B-129 chromosome 1, LjGifu_v1.2. It encodes these proteins:
- the LOC130712863 gene encoding protein MAIN-LIKE 1-like; translation: MVDQQDGDTEAEETSGEEETSGEEEAEEDVGADLEAEFEEESGDEDDENRLWYEGGPFDLCLLTKYGEHIARDIWRPYKRPNYETRGVLKTYNHGRMCHPVVHHARYIRGAVHDAGLRWVMKCTSPSVDQSIISAFVERWHPETSSFHLPWGETTITLEDVSALLHLPVEGEFFSFGNPTREDAAPAVAQLLDVDIELVMEEFDACRGPSLRFSFLQAIVEKHVAANNEVPACRAYMLRLIGMTLFCDKSNTYIGAVYLSLFEDVENASRWNWGAATLAYLYGQLGEASRNGAKSVAGYLSLLQSWVFAHFPGSLFERRDNPAYTPDRPVALNWEALRGTTEVAQKRMNLDTFPASSVIWRPYVEHYAHWPFPQVALYRGFIRHAGMIFPYLPDRVIRQFGRIQYVPDPLPSSVTCRECDRRFAHWNDHICHLSEEAAFPFQTTGEYTPWYIKVSHPYMVPDEYKGDRFAFLEVLTLVFAMWLTLRLCVCLCVY
- the LOC130728002 gene encoding dirigent protein 22-like yields the protein MFPQFLIFFLLCTLSASLNTDQEKTDEDFGRSLDPKLLGLEKQEKLSHFRFFWHDIVSGTNPSSVVIVPPPLKNSNTAFGLVNMIENPLTLGPQLSSKLVGKAQGFYASTSQSEVDLIMAMNFAITEGKYNGSTITVLGRNPVFNKVREMPVIGGSGLFRFARGYAELRTHWFSPKTNNAIVEYNIYVLHY